From Thunnus albacares chromosome 22, fThuAlb1.1, whole genome shotgun sequence, the proteins below share one genomic window:
- the LOC122974168 gene encoding endophilin-A1-like isoform X1, giving the protein MSVAGLKKQFHKATQKVSEKVGGAEGTKLDDDFKEMEKKVDITSRAVLDIMTKTTEYLQPNPASRAKLSMINTMSKIRGQEKGPGYPQAESVLGDAMLKFGRELGEESCFGLALIDAGEAMKELGEVKDALDMEVKQNFIDPLQNLHDKDLKEIQHHLKKMEGRRLDFDYKKKRQGKVQDDEIKQALEKFDEGKEIAEQSMFNLLESDIEQVSQLAALVQAQLEYHSRTAEILQQLSSKMEERIKEVSSKPRKEFTPKPRMTLELRPPSESHNGGIHSAKSPGRSPAPMDQPCCRALYDFEPENEGELGFKEGDIITLTNQIDDNWYEGMINGQSGFFPINYVDILVPLPH; this is encoded by the exons AAAGTCAGTGAGAAGGTCGGAGGGGCGGAAGGAACCAAGCTAGACGATGACTTTAAAGAAATGGAAAAG AAGGTGGACATCACCAGCAGAGCAGTGTTGGACATCATGACCAAAACTACAGAATACCTACAGCCTAATCCAg CATCCAGAGCCAAACTCAGTATGATCAACACCATGTCAAAGATCCGTGGGCAGGAGAAGGGACCTGGTTACCCACAGGCTGAGTCTGTCCTGGGAGACGCCATGTTGAAGTTTGGACGGGAGTTGGGGGAGGAGTCCTGCTTCG GCCTGGCGCTGATTGATGCTGGTGAGGCGATGAAGGAGCTCGGGGAGGTGAAGGATGCTCTGGACATGGAGGTCAAACAGAACTTCATCGACCCGCTGCAGAACCTCCACGACAAAGACCTCAAAGAGATACAG CACCATTTGAAGAAGATGGAGGGCCGGCGTCTGGACTTTGACTACAAGAAGAAGCGTCAGGGGAAAGTCCAGGACGATGAAATCAAACAGGCGCTGGAGAAGTTCGACGAGGGCAAAGAGATCGCAGAGCAGAGCATGTTTAACCTGCTGGAGAGTGAT ATAGAGCAGGTGAGCCAGCTGGCAGCGTTGGTCCAAGCTCAGTTGGAATACCACAGCCGCACCGCTGAAATCCTCCAACAGCTCTCCAGCAAGATGGAGGAAAG GATAAAAGAAGTGTCTAGTAAACCGAGGAAGGAGTTCACTCCCAAACCCCGAATGACCCTGGAGCTGCGGCCTCCCAGCGAGAGCCACAATGGGGGGATACACTCTGCCAAATCTCCCGGAAGGTCACCAG cCCCCATGGACCAGCCCTGTTGCCGAGCACTCTATGACTTCGAGCCAGAGAATGAAGGGGAGCTGGGTTTCAAAGAGGGCGATATCATCACCCTGACCAATCAGATCGATGACAACTGGTATGAGGGCATGATCAACGGCCAGTCAGGCTTCTTCCCCATCAACTATGTGGATATCCTGGTGCCGCTCCCTCATTAG
- the LOC122974168 gene encoding endophilin-A1-like isoform X2, whose translation MEKKVDITSRAVLDIMTKTTEYLQPNPASRAKLSMINTMSKIRGQEKGPGYPQAESVLGDAMLKFGRELGEESCFGLALIDAGEAMKELGEVKDALDMEVKQNFIDPLQNLHDKDLKEIQHHLKKMEGRRLDFDYKKKRQGKVQDDEIKQALEKFDEGKEIAEQSMFNLLESDIEQVSQLAALVQAQLEYHSRTAEILQQLSSKMEERIKEVSSKPRKEFTPKPRMTLELRPPSESHNGGIHSAKSPGRSPAPMDQPCCRALYDFEPENEGELGFKEGDIITLTNQIDDNWYEGMINGQSGFFPINYVDILVPLPH comes from the exons ATGGAAAAG AAGGTGGACATCACCAGCAGAGCAGTGTTGGACATCATGACCAAAACTACAGAATACCTACAGCCTAATCCAg CATCCAGAGCCAAACTCAGTATGATCAACACCATGTCAAAGATCCGTGGGCAGGAGAAGGGACCTGGTTACCCACAGGCTGAGTCTGTCCTGGGAGACGCCATGTTGAAGTTTGGACGGGAGTTGGGGGAGGAGTCCTGCTTCG GCCTGGCGCTGATTGATGCTGGTGAGGCGATGAAGGAGCTCGGGGAGGTGAAGGATGCTCTGGACATGGAGGTCAAACAGAACTTCATCGACCCGCTGCAGAACCTCCACGACAAAGACCTCAAAGAGATACAG CACCATTTGAAGAAGATGGAGGGCCGGCGTCTGGACTTTGACTACAAGAAGAAGCGTCAGGGGAAAGTCCAGGACGATGAAATCAAACAGGCGCTGGAGAAGTTCGACGAGGGCAAAGAGATCGCAGAGCAGAGCATGTTTAACCTGCTGGAGAGTGAT ATAGAGCAGGTGAGCCAGCTGGCAGCGTTGGTCCAAGCTCAGTTGGAATACCACAGCCGCACCGCTGAAATCCTCCAACAGCTCTCCAGCAAGATGGAGGAAAG GATAAAAGAAGTGTCTAGTAAACCGAGGAAGGAGTTCACTCCCAAACCCCGAATGACCCTGGAGCTGCGGCCTCCCAGCGAGAGCCACAATGGGGGGATACACTCTGCCAAATCTCCCGGAAGGTCACCAG cCCCCATGGACCAGCCCTGTTGCCGAGCACTCTATGACTTCGAGCCAGAGAATGAAGGGGAGCTGGGTTTCAAAGAGGGCGATATCATCACCCTGACCAATCAGATCGATGACAACTGGTATGAGGGCATGATCAACGGCCAGTCAGGCTTCTTCCCCATCAACTATGTGGATATCCTGGTGCCGCTCCCTCATTAG